One region of Leptolyngbya sp. CCY15150 genomic DNA includes:
- a CDS encoding ATP-binding protein translates to MDYSIHRPSSLDPADCDHEPLHRPGCIQPHGVLLVLEPGLIIQQVSDNIEDLLGLTPDAALGRHLTCLMSARQTSAIAQWLTQEPLELVNPFLVVVRTAPKGQRRFQGTLHRVGDRIILELEPQQTSIHRSSIEFYQQFKQAIASVRYAHTLDQLAQGIAQEVHRLSGFARVMVYRFEMDQSGVVIAEARRPDLETYLGLHYPASDIPSQARRFYYDHWLRLIPDATYQPARLIPECHPHTQEPLDLSRATLRSVSSGHLQYLKNMGVAASFSISLINEQRLWGLIVCHHDAPKWVNYETRRACELLGQFLSVEFVRQQERDFVAHQAKIQEIQRQLQLHLSPNPVAIAAMFQHYQTDILRLVQAQGAALWLNQRLHQVGETPDKPDTLALLAWIRQQEDDIFCSDRLVQLYPEAIRFKDIAAGILSISIVLKHTAYHLIWFRQEQVQTVHWAGNPHEHPTHLDDQQVLRLSPRGSFERWKEVVRDRSLPWQPLDLEAARQLRNTLMLAALEFSHSAMQKLTEQAEQANRAKSQFLAKMSHELRTPLNAILGFTQLMSGDRSLSLEHQEHLGIIGRSGEHLLALINDVLEMSKIEAGQVELHDVSFDLHRTLRSTEEMFALKTKRQGLALSVQWEPDVPQLVYGDQGKLRQILINLLGNAVKFTERGRVSLHVSHVLTAPSLGTMIGHVWLQFCVTDTGPGIHPQDLQSIFDAFQQTERTRQFTEGSGLGLSISRQFARMMGGELSVQSQIGQGSTFTCVVPLGLAHDVDEQLEPLAQSVIALKPHHQPVRILVAEDVAESRLLLVKLLESVGFQVWEAVNGEAAIALWVQCQPDLVLMDLQMPGMDGLEATRAIRQAEGTERRSVILVLSASAFHNDRKASFEAGCDDFLSKPFQSDVLLQRIGKHLNLEYIYADAIDSLNVGTIRPLNSEDLRCMPRDWQVKLREAAIIIDEAKLYDLVAEIPSQSSDLAVSLTYLIDNFQLEAIVNLTGFLEG, encoded by the coding sequence GTGGATTATTCTATCCATCGTCCCTCGTCGCTTGATCCGGCTGATTGTGACCATGAACCCCTGCATCGTCCCGGCTGTATCCAACCTCACGGTGTTTTGCTGGTTTTGGAGCCTGGTCTCATCATTCAGCAGGTGAGCGATAATATCGAAGACCTTTTGGGGTTGACACCAGATGCTGCCCTTGGGCGTCATCTCACATGCCTGATGTCTGCTCGACAAACATCGGCGATCGCTCAATGGTTGACCCAGGAACCGCTAGAGTTGGTCAATCCTTTTTTGGTGGTGGTGCGCACGGCTCCCAAGGGACAGCGACGGTTTCAAGGCACGCTGCACCGGGTAGGCGATCGCATTATTCTAGAGCTAGAACCTCAGCAAACCTCCATTCATCGCAGCTCCATCGAGTTTTATCAGCAGTTCAAACAGGCGATCGCCTCGGTGCGCTACGCCCATACGCTTGACCAGTTGGCCCAAGGTATTGCCCAGGAGGTTCACCGTCTGAGCGGCTTTGCCCGAGTGATGGTCTACCGTTTTGAGATGGATCAAAGCGGTGTGGTCATTGCTGAAGCGAGACGCCCTGACCTAGAAACCTACCTAGGGCTGCACTACCCCGCCTCCGATATTCCTAGCCAGGCCCGCCGGTTTTACTATGACCATTGGCTACGGTTGATTCCCGATGCTACCTATCAGCCAGCGCGTCTAATTCCCGAATGCCATCCCCACACTCAGGAACCGCTAGATCTCAGCCGTGCCACGCTGCGCAGTGTGTCGTCTGGGCATCTGCAATACCTCAAAAACATGGGGGTTGCTGCTTCCTTTAGCATTTCGTTGATCAACGAGCAGCGGCTCTGGGGACTGATTGTCTGCCATCACGATGCCCCCAAATGGGTCAACTACGAAACCCGCCGCGCCTGTGAACTGTTGGGGCAATTCCTCTCGGTGGAGTTTGTGCGGCAGCAGGAACGGGACTTTGTGGCCCACCAAGCCAAAATTCAAGAGATTCAGCGGCAATTGCAACTGCACCTATCGCCCAATCCCGTGGCGATCGCCGCCATGTTCCAGCATTATCAAACGGATATTTTGAGGTTGGTGCAGGCCCAGGGAGCTGCCCTATGGCTCAATCAACGTCTGCATCAGGTTGGAGAAACCCCCGACAAACCCGATACGCTGGCATTACTGGCCTGGATTCGCCAGCAGGAAGATGATATTTTTTGCAGCGATCGCTTGGTGCAACTCTATCCAGAGGCCATCCGGTTTAAAGACATAGCTGCCGGTATTTTATCTATTTCCATTGTCCTCAAACACACCGCCTACCACCTGATTTGGTTTCGCCAAGAGCAGGTGCAAACGGTGCATTGGGCTGGCAATCCCCATGAACACCCCACCCACTTGGATGACCAACAGGTGCTGCGTTTGTCACCTCGGGGGTCTTTTGAACGCTGGAAGGAAGTGGTGCGCGATCGCTCTCTGCCCTGGCAACCCTTGGATTTAGAAGCGGCACGACAACTGCGCAATACCCTGATGCTGGCGGCGCTGGAATTTTCCCACAGCGCCATGCAGAAGCTGACGGAGCAGGCGGAGCAGGCCAATCGAGCCAAAAGTCAGTTTTTGGCCAAAATGAGCCATGAACTGCGCACGCCATTGAACGCTATTTTGGGCTTTACCCAACTGATGTCGGGCGATCGCTCCCTGTCGCTTGAGCATCAAGAGCATTTGGGCATCATTGGCCGCAGTGGTGAACATTTGCTGGCGCTCATTAATGACGTTCTAGAAATGTCAAAAATTGAGGCGGGGCAAGTTGAGCTGCATGACGTCAGTTTTGATCTGCATCGCACCCTCCGCTCCACGGAAGAAATGTTTGCCCTCAAGACCAAGCGCCAAGGCTTAGCTCTATCGGTGCAGTGGGAACCAGATGTTCCTCAATTAGTCTATGGCGATCAGGGTAAACTGCGGCAGATCTTAATTAACTTGCTGGGGAATGCTGTGAAATTTACGGAGCGGGGTCGGGTATCGCTTCATGTCTCCCATGTTTTAACTGCGCCATCCCTTGGCACCATGATCGGCCATGTGTGGCTACAGTTTTGTGTGACCGATACCGGGCCCGGTATCCATCCCCAGGATCTACAGTCTATTTTTGATGCTTTTCAACAAACTGAGCGCACCCGCCAATTTACGGAAGGTAGCGGTCTAGGGCTGTCGATTAGTCGCCAGTTTGCCCGCATGATGGGAGGAGAACTATCGGTGCAAAGCCAGATTGGCCAAGGATCGACCTTTACCTGTGTGGTGCCCCTCGGCTTGGCCCATGATGTTGACGAACAGCTAGAGCCGTTAGCACAATCCGTGATAGCACTGAAACCACACCACCAGCCTGTGCGTATTTTAGTAGCAGAAGACGTGGCGGAAAGCCGTCTATTGCTGGTGAAGCTCTTGGAGAGCGTTGGATTTCAAGTGTGGGAGGCTGTGAATGGCGAAGCAGCGATCGCCCTCTGGGTTCAATGTCAGCCCGATTTGGTGCTCATGGATCTGCAAATGCCTGGCATGGATGGTCTAGAAGCCACGCGCGCCATTCGCCAAGCCGAAGGAACTGAGAGGCGATCGGTCATTCTAGTACTCTCGGCCAGTGCCTTTCACAACGACCGCAAAGCCAGCTTCGAGGCGGGATGTGACGACTTTCTCAGCAAGCCCTTTCAATCCGACGTGCTGCTACAGCGCATTGGCAAGCATCTGAACTTAGAGTACATCTACGCAGATGCGATTGATTCTCTAAATGTGGGTACTATTCGCCCCCTAAACTCCGAGGATTTGCGCTGTATGCCCCGAGACTGGCAGGTTAAACTACGAGAAGCAGCAATTATTATCGATGAAGCAAAACTATACGATCTCGTGGCTGAAATTCCTTCTCAATCGTCGGACTTGGCTGTATCTCTGACGTACCTAATTGATAATTTTCAGCTAGAAGCGATCGTTAACCTTACTGGTTTTTTGGAGGGCTGA
- a CDS encoding phospholipase D-like domain-containing protein, producing MASLALVVVIGLARWQLSPGLNPESSSESLPLLEPLPQDPNIQVYFNYSQAASYTDPYRQQLRLGDDLEQVLIEAIASAQSTVDVAIQELRLPGVAQALVERQRAGVQVRVVLENSYSRPWSDLSSAEVQALDSRDRGKYQEFLALADLDSDGRVSEAEALERDALVMIQAAQIPWIDDTADGSKGSSLMHHKFVVVDRQLVVSGSANFTTSGTHGDSFNPDSRGNVNHLVAIASPDLARLYTEEFDLMWGDGPGGQPDSRFGLQKPLRSPQTVTVGSSQVTVQFSPTSSSQDWSRSVNGLIGRTLSTAQRSIDMALFVFSDQNLSNLLEPQHRQGVQIRVLIDPGFMYRDYSEGLDLLGLALPNQQCRYGEGNRPWASPLTTVGIPLLADGDVLHHKFGLVDDRIVVTGSQNWSLTANESNDENLLVIDNPTVAAHFQREFEQLYAEATLGIPDWLQQRVQEQAARCEG from the coding sequence TTGGCTAGCCTAGCGCTGGTTGTGGTCATTGGTTTAGCCCGATGGCAACTGTCCCCAGGTCTCAATCCAGAGTCGTCGTCCGAGTCCCTGCCGCTCCTTGAGCCCTTACCTCAAGATCCGAATATTCAGGTGTATTTCAACTATTCCCAAGCCGCATCCTACACCGACCCCTATCGCCAGCAACTGCGCTTGGGGGATGACCTAGAACAGGTGTTGATAGAGGCGATCGCTTCTGCTCAGTCCACAGTAGATGTGGCCATTCAAGAACTGCGTCTGCCGGGGGTGGCCCAAGCCTTGGTGGAGCGGCAGCGGGCGGGGGTGCAGGTGCGGGTGGTGTTGGAAAATAGCTACAGTCGTCCTTGGAGTGACCTCTCGTCAGCGGAGGTGCAAGCGCTCGATAGTCGCGATCGCGGTAAGTACCAGGAGTTTTTGGCCCTAGCTGATTTGGATAGCGATGGTCGCGTCTCTGAGGCTGAAGCTCTGGAACGGGATGCCCTTGTCATGATCCAAGCGGCGCAAATTCCCTGGATCGACGACACGGCGGATGGATCCAAGGGCAGCAGCTTAATGCACCACAAGTTTGTGGTGGTGGATCGACAACTTGTGGTGTCAGGATCGGCAAACTTCACCACCAGCGGCACCCATGGCGACTCGTTCAATCCCGACAGTCGGGGTAATGTGAATCATCTGGTGGCGATCGCCAGCCCTGACTTGGCGCGTTTGTATACCGAAGAGTTTGACCTGATGTGGGGCGATGGGCCCGGCGGGCAGCCCGATAGCCGCTTTGGTCTACAAAAACCGCTGCGATCGCCCCAGACAGTGACCGTTGGCAGCAGCCAGGTGACGGTACAGTTTTCCCCCACATCGTCGTCTCAAGACTGGAGTCGTAGTGTGAATGGGTTGATTGGACGCACGTTGAGTACAGCTCAGCGTTCGATCGACATGGCCCTCTTCGTCTTTTCCGACCAAAATCTGAGCAATCTCCTGGAACCCCAACATCGCCAAGGTGTTCAGATCCGCGTCTTGATCGATCCAGGCTTTATGTATCGCGACTATAGCGAAGGGCTAGATCTGCTGGGGCTGGCGCTACCTAACCAGCAATGCCGCTATGGAGAGGGGAACCGTCCCTGGGCATCGCCGCTCACCACAGTGGGGATACCGCTCTTGGCCGATGGTGATGTGCTGCACCATAAATTTGGCTTGGTTGACGATCGCATCGTGGTGACCGGATCCCAAAACTGGTCTCTCACGGCCAATGAAAGCAACGATGAAAATTTGCTGGTCATCGACAATCCAACGGTGGCAGCCCATTTTCAGCGAGAGTTTGAACAGCTCTATGCAGAGGCTACCCTAGGCATTCCCGACTGGCTACAGCAGCGAGTGCAGGAGCAAGCCGCCCGCTGCGAGGGCTAA
- a CDS encoding tetratricopeptide repeat protein gives MPKRISSLVPMLLTLGLWGAVLPAHGQALAPHILTLDADYLENQGLGLAQEAAQLAQFQQYDLALPRAQLATQLVPDNAQVWALLGNLYRQVEDIDNSINALQQARAIEPANPGILFSLGSAYIQQERYSQAITYLQAGLSIEPEVPGALFDLGNAYYMAERYEEAIAEYEKAIALDETFWPAVNNIGLVLYEQGDVQGALDYWQATLEIDDQQAEPQLAIAVALYQQGQEVEGLRLGEAALRLDQRYAELDFLRLNLWGDRLLEDTQVFLALPEIRRAISSLTGRSFE, from the coding sequence GTGCCAAAGCGTATTTCCTCTCTTGTTCCAATGCTGTTGACCCTGGGGTTATGGGGTGCGGTGCTGCCGGCCCATGGCCAAGCCCTAGCACCGCATATTTTGACCTTGGATGCTGACTATCTAGAAAACCAAGGGCTAGGTCTTGCACAAGAAGCGGCCCAATTGGCTCAGTTTCAGCAGTATGACCTGGCCTTGCCCCGCGCCCAACTCGCCACCCAACTCGTGCCTGATAATGCTCAGGTGTGGGCCCTGCTGGGTAATCTGTACCGGCAAGTAGAAGACATCGACAACAGTATCAATGCTCTACAGCAGGCGCGAGCCATTGAGCCTGCCAATCCTGGTATTTTGTTTTCGCTAGGATCTGCCTATATCCAGCAAGAGCGATACAGCCAAGCCATTACCTATCTACAGGCTGGGCTAAGCATTGAACCAGAGGTGCCGGGAGCCCTATTTGACTTGGGCAACGCCTACTACATGGCTGAGCGCTATGAAGAAGCGATCGCTGAGTATGAAAAAGCGATCGCTCTCGATGAAACCTTTTGGCCCGCCGTGAATAACATTGGCCTGGTGCTCTATGAGCAGGGTGATGTGCAGGGAGCCCTTGATTATTGGCAGGCTACGTTGGAGATTGATGACCAGCAAGCCGAACCTCAACTGGCGATCGCGGTGGCCTTATATCAGCAAGGGCAAGAAGTTGAAGGGTTGCGATTGGGAGAAGCTGCCCTGCGCCTCGATCAACGCTATGCAGAGCTAGACTTCTTGCGTCTCAACCTATGGGGCGATCGCCTGCTCGAAGATACTCAGGTGTTCTTAGCCTTGCCGGAGATCCGTCGAGCTATTTCTAGCTTGACCGGGAGGTCGTTTGAATAG
- a CDS encoding cysteine desulfurase family protein, whose protein sequence is MQIYLDYSATTPTRPEAIARMQQVFAEEWGNPSSLHQWGNRSATVLEQARVQVAELLNAVPDAIAFTSGGTESNNMVIMGVARHYATPRHMIISSVEHSAISEPVRLLEQWGWRVTRLPVNAQGRVNGLDLQAALRSDTVLVSIIYGQSEVGTLQPIEEIGKIVQRHGALFHTDAVQVAGRLPIDVRSLPVDLLSLSSHKLYGPQGVGALYVRTGVDLVPLLGGGGQESQRRSGTQAVAAIAGFGVAAHLAREEMASETPRLIQLRDRLFDYLADVPHLAPTGDRLHRLPHHVSFYLPQTDGDTLTGKTLVRQMNYAGIGISAGSACHSGQLSPSPILTAMGYSDRHAKSGIRLTLGRLTTEADVDWTALVLRQLLYRLAPTPALSGC, encoded by the coding sequence ATGCAAATTTACCTAGACTACAGTGCAACCACGCCCACCCGCCCAGAAGCGATCGCCCGTATGCAGCAGGTGTTCGCGGAAGAATGGGGTAATCCGTCTAGTTTGCACCAGTGGGGCAATCGATCGGCGACCGTCTTAGAACAGGCTCGGGTGCAGGTGGCTGAGCTGCTAAATGCCGTACCCGATGCCATAGCCTTTACCTCCGGCGGCACGGAGTCTAACAATATGGTGATCATGGGCGTGGCCCGCCACTATGCCACCCCTCGCCATATGATCATCTCCAGCGTCGAGCATTCTGCCATCAGCGAACCGGTGCGGCTGTTGGAGCAATGGGGTTGGCGAGTGACGCGCCTGCCGGTGAATGCCCAAGGACGGGTGAATGGGCTTGATCTACAAGCTGCCCTGCGATCCGATACGGTGCTGGTGTCGATCATCTACGGACAGAGTGAAGTGGGCACGCTGCAGCCCATTGAAGAGATCGGCAAGATTGTGCAGCGCCATGGGGCCCTGTTCCACACCGACGCTGTCCAAGTAGCCGGCCGCTTGCCCATCGATGTGCGATCGCTGCCTGTCGATCTCCTCTCTCTTTCTAGCCACAAACTCTACGGCCCTCAAGGCGTGGGCGCGCTCTATGTGCGGACGGGCGTTGATCTTGTGCCGCTGTTGGGTGGGGGTGGGCAAGAGTCGCAGCGGCGATCGGGTACCCAGGCCGTAGCGGCGATCGCTGGCTTTGGGGTGGCTGCCCACCTAGCCCGCGAGGAAATGGCTAGCGAAACACCACGGTTGATTCAACTACGCGATCGCTTGTTTGACTATTTAGCCGACGTACCGCACCTCGCTCCCACGGGCGATCGCCTGCACCGCCTACCCCACCACGTCAGCTTCTACCTACCCCAAACCGATGGCGATACGCTGACGGGTAAAACCCTGGTGCGGCAGATGAACTATGCCGGAATTGGCATCAGTGCTGGCTCGGCTTGTCATAGCGGTCAACTGTCTCCCAGCCCCATTCTGACGGCCATGGGCTACAGCGATCGCCATGCCAAAAGCGGCATTCGCCTTACCCTAGGCCGATTAACCACCGAAGCCGATGTGGATTGGACGGCGCTGGTGCTGCGACAACTGCTCTACCGCCTAGCCCCCACCCCCGCCTTATCCGGCTGCTAA
- a CDS encoding LOG family protein — translation MTAYPSHQSLDALQAEINTLLTQLPDLDHGELIQRALMTLVRMAEVEADRLDWKILNSSLQDMERAFRVFYLYRHVRKIAIFGSARMSPETAEYQMAAAFAHQITQQGFMVMTGGGGGIMQAGNEGATAAKSFGLNIQLPFEQTSNPFIEGDAKLINFKYFFTRKLFFLRETDAVALFPGGFGTQDEAFECLTLMQTGKSPLIPVVLVDEPGRGYWKSWDAHIREHLLKTNLISPDDLSLYTITDNIDVACDVIMSFYQVYHSSRYVSDRLVIRLKSELSDAALEELNETFHDILVQGRIERSPAVVSEPNPELDGLPRLVMHFNQRDLGRLYQLICAINRLGAPTIADAHPEKK, via the coding sequence ATGACTGCCTATCCATCTCATCAGTCTTTAGACGCGCTTCAAGCAGAAATTAACACTCTTCTCACCCAGCTTCCTGACCTTGACCATGGGGAGCTCATTCAGCGCGCCCTCATGACCCTAGTTCGTATGGCTGAGGTGGAAGCCGATCGCCTCGATTGGAAAATCTTAAACTCCTCGCTGCAAGACATGGAGCGAGCCTTTCGGGTGTTCTACCTGTATCGTCATGTGCGTAAAATCGCCATTTTTGGTTCGGCCCGCATGAGCCCGGAGACGGCGGAATACCAAATGGCGGCAGCCTTTGCCCACCAAATCACCCAGCAGGGCTTCATGGTGATGACGGGCGGCGGCGGCGGAATTATGCAGGCCGGCAACGAAGGCGCAACGGCGGCAAAGTCCTTTGGGCTGAATATTCAACTGCCCTTTGAGCAAACCTCCAATCCTTTTATTGAAGGTGATGCCAAGCTGATTAATTTCAAGTACTTTTTTACGCGCAAGCTATTTTTCCTGCGGGAAACCGATGCGGTTGCCCTTTTTCCAGGTGGATTTGGCACCCAGGATGAAGCCTTTGAATGTCTCACCCTGATGCAAACCGGAAAATCTCCCTTAATTCCCGTTGTCCTAGTCGATGAGCCAGGACGGGGCTACTGGAAAAGTTGGGATGCCCACATTCGAGAGCACCTACTGAAAACCAACCTGATTAGCCCCGATGATCTCAGCCTGTACACGATCACCGACAATATCGACGTGGCCTGTGACGTGATCATGAGCTTCTATCAGGTCTACCACTCCAGCCGCTACGTGAGCGATCGCTTAGTCATCCGCTTGAAGTCTGAGCTATCGGATGCGGCTCTTGAGGAACTAAATGAAACATTCCACGATATCTTAGTCCAAGGGCGGATTGAGAGAAGCCCGGCCGTGGTGTCGGAGCCCAACCCCGAACTAGACGGACTTCCCCGTTTGGTCATGCACTTCAATCAGCGAGATCTTGGACGGCTTTACCAACTCATTTGCGCTATTAATCGATTGGGTGCGCCCACCATCGCTGATGCACATCCTGAGAAAAAGTAG
- a CDS encoding proteasome-type protease — MTYCLGIVTRYGLVLAADSRTNAGVDYISTYQKLFDFSVPGQRVIMLCTAGNLSMTQSVLYSIEQDLKSDELENLHTLPTLYEIARYLGDKIRQVQERDRPWLEKDGIDFRCSFLLAGQILGHRPSLYLVYTQGNFIEATPETPFLQIGETKYGKPILDRTITFETPLDAVAKCVLLSIDSTMKSNISVGPPINLMMYETDSFVVQNQLKLRVGDPYLAKIRRLWEVSVRQAFEQMPDVEWQHYLNEDAHEEVFTD, encoded by the coding sequence ATGACCTATTGTCTTGGTATTGTGACGCGCTACGGATTGGTGCTAGCGGCCGACTCTCGCACCAATGCAGGAGTGGACTATATTTCCACCTACCAAAAGCTCTTTGACTTTTCGGTGCCCGGTCAACGGGTGATTATGCTGTGTACCGCCGGCAACCTGTCGATGACCCAGAGTGTTCTCTACTCCATCGAGCAGGACCTGAAAAGCGACGAACTAGAAAATCTCCATACGCTGCCGACGCTGTATGAAATTGCGCGCTATTTGGGTGACAAAATTCGCCAAGTGCAGGAGCGCGATCGCCCCTGGCTGGAAAAAGACGGCATTGATTTCCGCTGTAGCTTTTTGCTAGCAGGGCAAATTTTGGGCCATCGCCCCAGCCTCTATCTGGTGTATACCCAAGGGAATTTCATCGAAGCCACCCCCGAAACGCCCTTCTTGCAAATCGGCGAAACCAAGTATGGCAAGCCCATCCTAGACCGCACCATCACCTTTGAGACCCCTCTCGACGCGGTCGCCAAATGTGTCTTGCTGTCCATCGACTCCACCATGAAGTCCAACATCTCGGTGGGGCCACCCATTAACCTGATGATGTACGAGACCGACAGCTTTGTCGTCCAAAACCAGCTCAAACTAAGAGTGGGGGATCCCTATTTGGCAAAAATCCGTCGGCTATGGGAAGTGTCGGTACGGCAGGCCTTTGAGCAAATGCCCGATGTGGAATGGCAGCATTACCTCAACGAGGATGCCCACGAAGAGGTTTTTACGGACTAA
- a CDS encoding diguanylate cyclase has translation MAQSSLALPSSDILIVDDTPENLRLLSKMLESQGYRVRRSISGRMALHASQIEPPDLVLLDINMPEMDGYEVCRQLKAHPKTLDIPVIFISALDHTQNKVQAFDLGAVDYITKPFQEQEVLSRVKAQLTIQRQQQLLLERNRQLERSQLETRLLLSTIQAANQAADIDMALRAILQEVCDAIGWDYGEAWMQWDTEDALTLRQPYLLLDSQDMNQFQYCSLHTQYQQGEGLVGRVWQTQQPAWQSSLDRHDLLPCVRCVAAHQANLKTAFAVPVVLHDRSLAVLAFYSVIDRALDQRLLDVVSAVALQLGTLIQQKQAEEALRRANLELQRLVSLDGLTQLANRRRFDEYLDQEWRRSRREQQPLSLILCDVDHFKLYNDHYGHQAGDDCLKQIAQAITQSIRRPADLAARYGGEEFAVILPNSDWEGAVHIAQTIQKAIANLHIRHDYSNTAPIITMSLGISSLVPSDTHGATALITVADRALYEAKAKGRNAYQTANMSLGVSSVLF, from the coding sequence ATGGCTCAATCATCCTTGGCCCTGCCATCGAGCGATATTCTGATTGTGGATGATACCCCAGAAAATTTGCGTCTGCTGTCCAAGATGCTGGAATCGCAAGGGTATCGAGTTCGCCGGAGTATTAGCGGGCGAATGGCGCTACATGCATCTCAAATCGAACCGCCAGACTTAGTCTTGTTGGATATCAACATGCCTGAGATGGATGGCTATGAGGTCTGCCGCCAGCTCAAAGCCCATCCCAAGACTCTGGATATCCCGGTTATTTTCATCAGCGCCCTCGATCACACCCAAAACAAGGTGCAGGCCTTTGATCTGGGTGCCGTGGACTACATCACCAAGCCCTTTCAAGAACAGGAAGTGTTGTCCCGCGTCAAGGCGCAGTTGACGATTCAGCGGCAGCAGCAGCTTTTGCTAGAGCGCAACCGGCAGTTGGAGCGATCGCAACTTGAGACCCGCCTCCTGTTGTCCACCATTCAGGCAGCTAACCAAGCCGCAGATATTGACATGGCCCTGCGGGCCATCTTGCAAGAGGTCTGTGATGCCATCGGCTGGGACTATGGAGAAGCCTGGATGCAATGGGACACCGAAGACGCTCTCACCCTACGCCAGCCCTATCTGCTCTTAGACTCCCAAGACATGAACCAGTTTCAATACTGTAGTTTGCATACCCAGTATCAACAGGGAGAAGGGCTAGTGGGGCGGGTCTGGCAAACCCAGCAGCCTGCATGGCAAAGCAGCCTTGATCGCCATGATTTATTGCCTTGTGTGCGCTGTGTTGCGGCCCATCAGGCAAATTTGAAAACCGCGTTTGCAGTGCCGGTGGTGCTCCACGATCGCTCCCTAGCCGTGCTGGCATTTTACAGCGTGATTGATCGCGCCTTAGATCAACGCCTGCTGGATGTGGTGAGCGCCGTTGCGCTACAGTTGGGCACCTTAATTCAGCAAAAGCAGGCAGAAGAAGCGCTGCGACGGGCGAATTTAGAACTGCAGCGTCTTGTCTCCCTCGATGGATTGACCCAATTAGCCAATCGGCGGCGCTTTGATGAATACTTAGATCAGGAATGGCGGCGATCGCGACGGGAACAGCAGCCCCTATCGCTGATCTTGTGCGATGTGGATCACTTCAAGCTTTACAACGATCACTACGGCCATCAAGCCGGAGATGACTGCCTCAAGCAAATTGCCCAGGCAATTACCCAAAGCATTCGCCGACCGGCCGACTTGGCAGCTCGCTATGGTGGCGAAGAATTTGCCGTAATTCTACCCAATTCGGACTGGGAAGGAGCGGTGCATATCGCCCAAACCATTCAGAAGGCGATCGCCAACCTGCATATTCGTCACGACTATTCCAACACAGCTCCCATCATTACCATGAGTTTGGGCATTTCCAGCCTCGTGCCCTCCGATACCCACGGAGCGACAGCGCTGATTACCGTCGCCGACCGCGCCCTGTATGAAGCTAAGGCTAAGGGTCGCAATGCCTATCAGACAGCCAACATGTCCTTGGGTGTTTCGTCTGTGTTGTTCTAG